One stretch of Pradoshia sp. D12 DNA includes these proteins:
- the pepF gene encoding oligoendopeptidase F, with protein sequence MAADIKQLPERKDIPVEDTWRLEDIFPSDEAWEKEFKGILAELPKGDQYRGKLDESADTLWQALQFQDMITERLGRLYTYSHMRYDQDTGNTFYQGMDDRARNLYSQAASAFSYILPEILAIKEETINRFMQEKKELSLYEQTLKEINLQRPHVLSAEAEALLAQASEVMGTASNTFGMLNNADLRFPTIKDENGEEVELTHGRYSRFLESSDRRVREEAFKAMYKTYGQYRNTFASTLSGTVKKDNFYAKVRHYDSARHAALSNNNIPETVYENLINSIHNNLHLLHRYVKLRKKLLGVDELHMYDLYTPLVKDVKMDISYDEAKEYILKGLEPLGEEYINVLKEGFENRWVDVHENRGKRSGAYSSGSYGTNPYILMNWQDNVNNLFTLAHEFGHSVHSFYTRKNQPYPYGNYSIFVAEVASTTNEALLNDYLLKTIDDESKKIYLLNHYLEGFRGTVFRQTMFAEYEHIIHKMAQDGEALTAESLTQKYYELNKKYFGDDIVIDEEIGLEWSRIPHFYYNYYVYQYATGFSAAAALSKQILEEGQPAVTRYIEFLKAGSSDFPIEVLKKAGVDMTSPNPVEEACKVFEDKLNELEALLDK encoded by the coding sequence ATGGCTGCAGATATTAAACAATTACCTGAAAGAAAAGATATACCTGTAGAAGATACTTGGAGACTGGAGGATATCTTCCCAAGCGATGAAGCATGGGAGAAGGAGTTCAAGGGCATTTTGGCTGAATTGCCAAAAGGCGATCAATATAGAGGGAAATTAGATGAGAGTGCTGATACCTTATGGCAGGCTTTGCAATTTCAGGATATGATTACTGAAAGACTTGGACGTTTATATACATATTCTCACATGAGATATGACCAGGATACCGGTAATACATTTTATCAGGGAATGGACGACCGCGCCCGGAATTTATATTCTCAGGCTGCCAGTGCTTTTTCGTATATTTTACCTGAAATCCTTGCAATTAAAGAAGAAACAATTAATCGGTTCATGCAAGAGAAAAAGGAGCTTTCCTTATATGAACAAACTTTAAAAGAGATCAATCTGCAAAGACCCCACGTTCTATCAGCAGAGGCAGAGGCTTTATTGGCTCAGGCATCAGAAGTGATGGGAACTGCATCCAATACTTTTGGCATGTTAAATAATGCCGACCTTCGTTTTCCTACAATTAAAGATGAGAACGGGGAAGAGGTTGAACTGACTCATGGAAGGTACAGCAGATTTTTGGAGAGCAGTGATCGTAGAGTTCGTGAGGAAGCCTTTAAAGCGATGTATAAGACATATGGACAGTACCGAAATACGTTCGCAAGTACATTATCCGGGACAGTGAAGAAAGATAATTTCTATGCAAAGGTACGTCATTATGATTCTGCAAGACATGCAGCTTTAAGCAATAATAATATTCCGGAAACCGTATACGAAAATCTAATCAATTCCATTCACAACAATCTGCATTTACTACACCGTTATGTGAAGCTTCGTAAAAAACTTTTAGGTGTGGATGAATTGCATATGTATGATTTATATACACCTTTAGTGAAAGACGTGAAGATGGATATTTCCTATGATGAGGCTAAAGAATATATTCTAAAAGGGCTTGAGCCTTTAGGTGAGGAATACATCAATGTATTAAAAGAAGGGTTCGAAAACCGTTGGGTAGATGTTCACGAAAATCGCGGTAAACGAAGCGGCGCATACTCCTCAGGTTCATATGGAACTAATCCATATATTCTAATGAACTGGCAGGATAATGTGAATAATCTTTTCACATTAGCTCATGAATTCGGCCATTCTGTACACAGTTTTTACACACGCAAAAATCAGCCATATCCATATGGTAATTATTCGATTTTCGTAGCTGAAGTAGCATCTACTACAAACGAAGCCCTGTTGAATGATTATTTGCTTAAAACAATAGATGATGAGAGCAAGAAAATTTATTTATTAAATCATTATCTTGAAGGTTTTAGAGGAACAGTATTCCGTCAGACGATGTTTGCGGAGTATGAACACATTATTCATAAGATGGCACAGGATGGAGAAGCTCTGACTGCTGAAAGCCTAACACAAAAATATTATGAGCTTAATAAAAAATACTTTGGTGATGATATTGTTATTGATGAGGAGATTGGTTTGGAATGGTCAAGAATCCCTCATTTCTACTACAATTATTATGTATACCAATATGCAACTGGATTCAGTGCAGCAGCAGCGTTAAGTAAACAGATTTTAGAGGAAGGGCAGCCGGCTGTTACGCGCTATATTGAATTCCTAAAAGCAGGCTCAAGTGATTTCCCAATTGAGGTTCTTAAAAAAGCAGGTGTAGACATGACTTCACCGAATCCGGTTGAAGAAGCTTGTAAAGTTTTTGAGGATAAATTAAATGAGCTGGAAGCTCTTTTAGATAAATAA
- a CDS encoding CYTH domain-containing protein — protein sequence MSEQIEIEFKNLLTFEEFNHLMQRFKIKPEHFTVQKNHYFDTVTFDLKKYTSALRIREKNSSYEMTLKQPLENQKGLLETNWDIDSDTANKIIKDGGIPDSKISERIKNLKINPQEIRYFGTLTTKRVELPYKSGLLVLDNSSYFQIEDYEVEFEVDNFDQGKKEFDLLLSESGIPFRPTENKVQRFYNQMILYLTKE from the coding sequence ATGAGCGAACAAATCGAAATTGAATTCAAAAATTTGCTGACATTTGAGGAATTTAACCACCTCATGCAACGTTTTAAAATAAAGCCAGAACATTTTACAGTACAAAAAAATCATTACTTTGACACAGTTACATTTGACTTAAAAAAATATACCTCAGCTTTACGTATACGTGAAAAAAATTCATCCTATGAGATGACCCTTAAACAGCCTCTTGAAAATCAAAAAGGCTTATTGGAAACTAACTGGGATATAGACTCTGATACAGCTAATAAAATCATAAAAGATGGTGGTATCCCTGATAGCAAAATCTCTGAAAGAATTAAAAATCTAAAAATCAACCCACAAGAAATTCGTTATTTTGGTACCTTGACAACGAAACGGGTTGAGCTTCCTTATAAGAGCGGCCTGCTCGTTTTAGATAATAGCTCCTATTTCCAAATAGAGGATTATGAGGTAGAATTTGAAGTGGACAACTTTGATCAAGGAAAGAAAGAATTTGACCTGCTTTTATCAGAATCTGGCATTCCGTTTCGTCCAACTGAAAATAAAGTTCAACGTTTTTATAATCAAATGATACTATACCTTACTAAGGAGTGA
- a CDS encoding competence protein CoiA produces MLVAINKEDKQIHANQIIKRHEEEYRCPACRKRVIYRSGPRTIPHFAHQTKGNCQAATESETADHLSGKNNLYRWLRSCQLDVELEKYIAIIKQRPDIYVKRKNQYYAIEYQCSSIHEELFLKRTKGYLDADVVPIWIFHSHFIKRNGVYLWRLNSLLKSALRKSSSPFLLFHNPKQANSILAFVNIIPVSIEQCFGQMVLLSEGMDLESILSPPKQEIPYLNDWFKKRTLQLMNEIRFKGLQSKLIKELYQVGISPFKIPEFVGVPLLSGCMYGMPATVWQGLIYIDLLNCFNLHGRISEAWIRSRFLERIKKKDIILNQCPLMSQDIFTALKEYLRFLEKIDYLEKIDVNHYIIREDFILDDHFEEIIKLRLFDFYEGN; encoded by the coding sequence ATGCTGGTTGCAATTAATAAAGAAGATAAACAAATTCATGCCAACCAAATTATAAAGAGACACGAGGAAGAGTATCGCTGTCCTGCTTGCCGGAAACGTGTGATATACCGTTCCGGCCCGCGGACGATTCCCCATTTTGCTCATCAAACAAAGGGGAATTGCCAAGCAGCAACTGAATCTGAAACAGCAGATCATCTATCAGGGAAAAATAATTTATACCGTTGGTTAAGAAGCTGTCAGTTGGATGTTGAACTGGAGAAATATATAGCTATCATAAAGCAAAGACCTGACATTTATGTAAAGAGGAAAAATCAATATTATGCAATCGAATATCAATGTTCATCTATTCATGAAGAGTTATTTTTGAAAAGAACAAAAGGATACTTGGATGCAGATGTTGTGCCTATCTGGATTTTTCACAGCCACTTCATTAAAAGAAACGGAGTTTATCTGTGGAGGCTAAATTCACTCCTTAAATCTGCTCTTAGAAAATCTTCATCACCTTTTCTCCTCTTTCACAACCCCAAGCAAGCAAATTCCATACTGGCATTTGTGAATATTATACCTGTCTCAATAGAACAATGCTTCGGTCAGATGGTATTGTTATCTGAGGGAATGGATCTGGAAAGTATCTTATCTCCACCCAAGCAAGAAATCCCTTATTTAAACGATTGGTTTAAAAAACGTACTCTGCAACTTATGAATGAAATCCGTTTTAAAGGCTTGCAAAGTAAGCTGATTAAAGAATTATATCAGGTTGGGATATCTCCGTTTAAAATCCCTGAATTTGTTGGTGTTCCATTGTTAAGCGGCTGTATGTATGGAATGCCGGCGACTGTCTGGCAAGGATTAATCTATATCGATTTACTGAATTGCTTTAACCTGCATGGAAGAATCAGTGAAGCATGGATTCGGTCAAGATTTTTGGAAAGAATAAAGAAGAAGGATATAATTTTAAATCAATGCCCTTTAATGAGCCAGGATATATTTACCGCATTGAAAGAATATCTGAGATTCCTTGAAAAAATTGATTATTTGGAAAAAATAGATGTAAATCATTATATAATAAGAGAAGACTTCATTTTAGACGATCATTTTGAAGAGATAATCAAATTGAGGTTATTCGATTTTTATGAAGGGAATTAA
- a CDS encoding GyrI-like domain-containing protein, protein MEEKVLHNSKIEDLSETKLVGFRVLCDSEQYLNEIPKAAQLLNERMNEIQQVTNSSVQYGAFVVDNYSETEDGYWICVQVNEYEDIPDDMVYLTIPPQRYAVGKHNGANYSIRDTYARLHAWIEKNGYERQLDKWHLERYHSWNNKDNLIIELLDTITES, encoded by the coding sequence TTGGAGGAAAAAGTTTTACACAATTCAAAAATTGAGGATCTTAGTGAAACTAAATTAGTAGGTTTTCGAGTTTTATGCGATAGCGAACAATATCTAAATGAAATTCCAAAAGCAGCACAACTTCTTAATGAACGTATGAATGAAATTCAACAGGTTACCAATTCATCTGTACAATATGGGGCATTTGTTGTTGATAACTATTCAGAAACTGAAGATGGTTATTGGATATGTGTTCAAGTTAACGAGTACGAGGATATACCGGATGATATGGTTTACTTAACGATTCCGCCTCAAAGATATGCTGTAGGCAAACATAATGGAGCTAATTATAGTATTAGAGATACATATGCAAGATTACACGCTTGGATTGAAAAAAACGGATATGAAAGACAATTAGATAAATGGCATTTAGAGAGGTATCATAGTTGGAATAATAAAGATAATCTAATTATTGAGTTATTGGATACTATTACAGAATCTTAA
- a CDS encoding globin translates to MAENPTPYDALGKERLSELIDAFYDHVGSHPLLAPIFPDDLTETARKQKQFLTQFLGGPSLYTKEHGHPMLRARHLAFEITPMRAKAWLSCMEKAMDSIQLDSPLREYLLGRLTLTAEHMINTNDIQQKGDSYE, encoded by the coding sequence ATGGCAGAAAATCCAACTCCATATGATGCATTAGGGAAAGAGCGGTTATCTGAATTAATAGATGCATTTTATGATCATGTGGGTTCGCATCCGCTGCTAGCTCCTATTTTTCCAGATGATCTTACAGAGACAGCTCGTAAACAGAAACAATTTCTTACTCAGTTTCTTGGTGGACCTTCTTTGTATACTAAGGAACATGGTCATCCCATGCTGAGAGCAAGACATCTTGCTTTTGAAATTACACCTATGCGTGCAAAAGCCTGGCTGAGCTGTATGGAGAAGGCTATGGATAGTATTCAGTTAGATTCTCCTTTAAGAGAGTATCTGCTGGGCAGACTTACCTTAACAGCTGAGCATATGATAAATACAAACGATATCCAGCAAAAAGGTGATAGTTATGAATAA
- a CDS encoding GTP pyrophosphokinase family protein, with product MSRKWDEFLAPYKQAVDELKIKLRGIRTQCDLEKEHSPIEFVTGRVKPIASILDKAYQKQIPEERLEMELQDIAGLRIMCQFVDDIKQVVMLLRQRTDFVIIEERDYITNKKASGYRSYHVVIEYPVQTIHGEKKILAEIQIRTLAMNFWATIEHSLNYKYNGQFPETLRNRLERLAEAAFHMDEEMTQIKMEIQEAQQYVFKKRGK from the coding sequence ATGAGTAGAAAATGGGATGAATTTTTAGCCCCCTATAAACAGGCGGTTGATGAGTTAAAGATCAAATTAAGGGGTATAAGAACCCAATGTGACTTAGAAAAAGAACATTCACCAATAGAGTTTGTTACAGGTCGCGTTAAACCGATCGCGAGTATCCTGGATAAGGCTTACCAAAAGCAAATTCCTGAGGAAAGACTTGAAATGGAATTACAGGATATAGCCGGTCTTCGAATTATGTGCCAATTTGTGGATGATATAAAACAGGTAGTTATGCTGTTACGACAAAGAACTGACTTTGTAATTATTGAAGAAAGAGACTATATTACAAATAAAAAAGCAAGTGGATACCGTTCGTATCATGTAGTTATTGAATATCCGGTTCAAACGATTCACGGAGAGAAAAAAATATTAGCGGAAATACAAATTCGTACCCTTGCCATGAATTTCTGGGCTACGATAGAGCATTCACTTAATTATAAGTATAACGGACAGTTCCCGGAAACATTACGCAATCGCTTAGAGAGATTAGCTGAAGCAGCTTTCCATATGGATGAAGAAATGACACAGATCAAAATGGAAATCCAGGAAGCGCAGCAATATGTCTTTAAGAAGAGGGGGAAATAA
- a CDS encoding NAD kinase, whose translation MKYAVTSKGDTKSNHFMEQVKDQLDSLGVIYDEDQPDVVISVGGDGTLLYAFHRYSSRLDKTAFIGVHTGHLGFYADWRPEEITKLANAIAKTPYQTVEYPLLEVTVRYSHGGRESKYLALNESTVKSVGSTLVMDVEIRGQSFERFRGDGLCVSTPSGSTAYNKALGGAIIHPSIPAVQLTEMASINNRVFRTIGSPLILPGHHTCMMKPVTNDDFQITIDHLSLLHKEVKSIQFRVADERIRFARFRPFPFWKRVRDSFVTE comes from the coding sequence ATGAAATATGCAGTTACGTCTAAAGGAGATACCAAATCCAATCATTTTATGGAGCAAGTGAAGGATCAATTGGATAGTCTGGGTGTTATTTATGATGAGGATCAACCTGATGTTGTTATATCTGTCGGCGGTGATGGAACATTGTTATATGCCTTTCATCGTTATAGCTCACGTCTTGATAAAACAGCATTTATAGGTGTACATACGGGTCATTTAGGTTTTTACGCTGACTGGAGACCTGAAGAGATTACAAAGCTAGCTAATGCTATAGCTAAGACGCCTTACCAAACTGTTGAGTACCCACTGCTGGAGGTTACTGTTCGATACAGTCACGGTGGCAGAGAGTCAAAATATTTAGCCTTGAATGAATCAACTGTTAAAAGTGTGGGGAGCACATTGGTGATGGACGTAGAAATTAGAGGGCAATCCTTTGAGAGGTTTAGAGGAGATGGTTTGTGCGTATCTACTCCTTCAGGCAGTACTGCTTATAATAAAGCCCTTGGTGGTGCTATTATTCATCCTTCCATCCCTGCTGTGCAATTGACGGAAATGGCTTCAATCAATAATAGAGTGTTCCGTACAATTGGATCTCCTCTAATACTGCCAGGTCATCATACCTGTATGATGAAACCAGTAACAAATGATGATTTTCAAATTACAATTGACCATTTAAGTCTTTTGCATAAAGAGGTAAAATCGATTCAATTCAGAGTGGCAGATGAACGAATTCGTTTTGCTCGTTTTAGACCTTTCCCATTTTGGAAAAGAGTTCGTGATTCTTTTGTTACAGAATAA
- a CDS encoding lytic transglycosylase domain-containing protein, protein MNVGDINTIIQLQALGSLRPTDSNSVTQAPSSANLFQALLNEVLSSVSHPTNNALAANPGLGTLATIINSSIPSSPSIAYNPVPITNQSTTGTAIMNQNTEYDDIIKEASNKYHVPEKLIRSVIQQESGYNSNAISSAGASGLMQLMPKTASSLGVNNIMDPYDNIMGGTKYLKSMMTKYNGNIELTLASYNAGPGNVDKYGGVPPFKETQNYVNKVMTSYYA, encoded by the coding sequence ATGAACGTAGGAGACATCAATACGATTATTCAGCTTCAAGCTCTCGGATCCCTGAGGCCAACAGATAGTAATTCTGTAACTCAGGCACCTTCTTCTGCCAATTTATTTCAGGCTCTGCTGAATGAAGTTCTTTCATCCGTCAGCCATCCTACGAATAATGCACTTGCTGCCAATCCGGGATTAGGTACATTGGCTACTATAATCAACAGCAGCATTCCGTCTTCTCCGTCCATTGCGTACAATCCAGTCCCAATTACTAATCAATCAACTACTGGTACAGCAATTATGAATCAGAATACAGAATACGATGACATTATAAAAGAAGCTTCCAATAAATATCACGTCCCTGAAAAATTAATCAGATCCGTCATACAGCAGGAAAGCGGCTATAATTCAAATGCCATTAGCTCAGCCGGGGCATCAGGCTTAATGCAGCTAATGCCCAAAACGGCTTCATCTCTTGGCGTAAACAATATCATGGACCCCTATGATAATATTATGGGTGGAACCAAGTATCTTAAATCCATGATGACTAAATATAATGGAAATATCGAATTGACCTTAGCTTCTTATAATGCAGGTCCAGGAAATGTTGATAAATACGGTGGTGTACCGCCTTTTAAAGAAACGCAAAACTATGTAAATAAAGTCATGACTTCCTATTACGCATAA
- a CDS encoding ClpXP adapter SpxH family protein yields the protein MNKHDSSIPKWQDWLSVHQYFKPLEKPLEIYLFIDPTCSICFELERIIKRLKLEYGHYFALKYVFSKKVERKHTNAKHPFPSFLSAANRSGISCDDNIWINNPESSLYITPIAIKAAEMQGKKAGYRFFKKIQEALFLDQKSVSNWHTLLACAHKAKIDCDEFSRDINSESAIKAFQCDLKISSEMDVTDLPSLVFFNQKMEDEGIKVTGAYPYEVYVQILEEMLGFPPKAQSLPSLEDCIKDFQIINTHEITFIYRMDKQEVEREMKKLLLKRTVERIPSSNITYWRYAEND from the coding sequence ATGAATAAGCATGACTCTTCAATTCCAAAATGGCAGGATTGGCTGTCTGTCCATCAATATTTTAAACCGTTGGAAAAACCATTAGAAATCTATTTATTTATAGATCCTACTTGTTCAATTTGCTTTGAGCTGGAACGAATTATAAAACGACTGAAATTAGAATATGGACATTACTTTGCTTTAAAGTATGTGTTTAGCAAAAAAGTGGAAAGAAAGCATACAAATGCTAAGCACCCATTTCCATCATTCCTTTCAGCTGCAAACAGGTCGGGTATTTCCTGTGATGATAATATCTGGATCAACAATCCTGAAAGCTCGTTATATATCACCCCTATCGCGATTAAAGCTGCAGAAATGCAAGGAAAGAAGGCTGGATATCGTTTTTTTAAGAAAATTCAGGAGGCTTTATTTCTTGATCAAAAAAGTGTATCGAATTGGCATACATTGTTAGCCTGCGCTCATAAAGCCAAGATAGATTGTGATGAGTTTTCACGTGATATCAATTCAGAAAGTGCCATAAAAGCTTTTCAATGTGATTTAAAAATCTCATCAGAAATGGATGTCACTGACCTGCCTAGCCTGGTCTTCTTTAATCAAAAGATGGAAGATGAAGGTATAAAGGTAACAGGGGCTTACCCTTATGAAGTTTATGTTCAAATACTTGAGGAGATGTTAGGATTTCCGCCTAAAGCACAATCACTCCCCTCTTTAGAGGACTGTATTAAGGATTTTCAAATTATTAATACTCATGAGATTACATTTATTTACCGAATGGATAAGCAAGAAGTTGAAAGGGAAATGAAAAAATTACTCTTGAAGCGTACGGTTGAGAGGATACCATCATCCAACATAACGTATTGGAGATATGCAGAAAACGATTAA
- the mgtE gene encoding magnesium transporter — MEIQESKQRDLLRLLKEENLQQFRIIFLDIHPYDQAKFYANLEEKERATVHHFLSPDEMAELIGNLAYEYEEEIVERILAEMDPRYAASILAEMHPDDAVDLLSNLDKEQIISYLSLMDEEQSQNIMHLLHYEESTAGSIMTTEFISIAENQTVGSAMKLVRKEAQDAELIYYIYVMDEKQKLTGVLSLRDLIVADDDTMVFELMNKQVYSVKVSDDQEEIARKMRDYDFVAMPVVDFQHHLVGIITFDDMIDVMYEIASDDYSKLAGVSDMEYIDKSPFSSARKRLPWLIILLFLGMITANLIGQFEETLSKKAILAVFIPLIAGMAGNTGTQSLAVIVRGIATGQIEDENKLKLLWREAGTGLITGISCGIVVTIIVYVWKGELILAALVGISILVTLIVATLAGSLVPLLMHKMNIDPAVASGPFITTINDLISILIYFGMATLFMGYLT, encoded by the coding sequence ATGGAAATTCAGGAAAGCAAGCAAAGAGATTTACTGCGTTTATTAAAAGAAGAGAACCTCCAACAGTTTCGGATTATATTTTTAGATATTCACCCCTATGATCAGGCAAAGTTTTATGCGAATTTAGAAGAAAAAGAACGGGCAACTGTTCATCACTTTCTCTCACCGGATGAAATGGCAGAGCTAATAGGGAATCTTGCTTATGAATATGAAGAAGAGATTGTAGAGAGAATTTTAGCAGAAATGGATCCTCGATATGCCGCCTCTATTTTAGCTGAAATGCATCCGGATGATGCTGTTGATTTGCTCAGTAATTTGGATAAGGAACAAATAATCAGTTATTTGTCTTTAATGGATGAAGAACAATCGCAAAATATCATGCATTTGCTTCACTATGAGGAATCAACTGCAGGAAGTATCATGACGACTGAATTTATAAGCATTGCAGAGAATCAAACAGTAGGATCTGCCATGAAACTAGTGAGGAAGGAAGCACAGGATGCTGAATTAATTTATTATATTTATGTTATGGATGAAAAGCAAAAATTAACAGGGGTACTATCCCTGCGTGATTTGATTGTGGCAGATGATGATACAATGGTCTTTGAATTAATGAACAAACAGGTCTATTCGGTGAAAGTAAGCGATGATCAGGAAGAAATAGCTCGAAAAATGAGAGACTATGATTTCGTTGCGATGCCGGTTGTTGATTTTCAGCATCATCTGGTCGGCATTATAACATTTGACGATATGATTGATGTTATGTATGAAATAGCTTCCGATGATTATTCCAAATTAGCAGGGGTATCCGATATGGAATACATAGATAAAAGTCCTTTTTCATCTGCCCGTAAAAGACTCCCGTGGTTGATTATATTATTATTTCTAGGCATGATTACCGCTAATTTAATCGGTCAATTTGAAGAAACTTTATCGAAAAAGGCAATTCTGGCGGTGTTCATCCCCTTAATTGCAGGGATGGCTGGGAATACAGGTACACAAAGCTTGGCTGTTATAGTGAGAGGAATTGCTACAGGGCAAATTGAGGATGAAAACAAGCTAAAGCTCCTTTGGCGTGAAGCGGGAACAGGACTTATAACCGGAATATCATGTGGAATCGTGGTTACCATTATCGTTTATGTTTGGAAAGGTGAACTAATTCTTGCTGCCCTCGTTGGTATTTCCATACTGGTAACATTAATTGTCGCCACATTAGCGGGTAGCCTTGTGCCTTTATTGATGCATAAGATGAATATTGATCCTGCTGTAGCCTCAGGACCATTTATTACGACCATTAATGACTTAATAAGTATTCTTATTTACTTTGGAATGGCTACTCTCTTTATGGGTTATCTCACATGA
- a CDS encoding RluA family pseudouridine synthase, whose amino-acid sequence MVKPFTLEWTVENQESNKVLREYLADKKISKSALADIKFKGGYIFVNQQEVTVRYILKTGDQVTVIFPKEVGSEQLIGEKIPLSIIYEDNYVMVVEKPAGMSTIPSREHPAGSLANAIIGHYEQIGHSATVHIVTRLDRDTSGLVLIAKHRHIHHLLSLSKSIKTVERKYKAIVTGVITPLAGTVEEPIGRMDTSIIKREVREDGQYACTEYKTLQLFERYSLVELKLQTGRTHQIRVHMAHLGHPLIGDDLYGESRQLIKRQALHCYSLKFLHPITGKELSFESELPEDMMQLI is encoded by the coding sequence ATGGTGAAGCCATTTACATTAGAGTGGACAGTAGAAAATCAGGAAAGCAATAAAGTTTTGAGAGAATATTTGGCGGATAAAAAAATATCAAAATCAGCGTTGGCAGATATTAAATTTAAGGGTGGTTATATTTTTGTTAATCAGCAAGAAGTGACGGTGCGATACATATTAAAAACTGGTGATCAGGTTACCGTAATCTTCCCGAAAGAGGTGGGAAGTGAGCAGCTGATAGGTGAGAAGATACCTCTTTCTATTATCTATGAGGATAACTATGTAATGGTCGTCGAAAAACCGGCCGGCATGTCTACAATTCCATCTAGAGAGCATCCAGCCGGTAGCTTAGCCAATGCAATCATTGGCCATTATGAACAAATTGGCCATTCAGCGACCGTTCATATTGTCACAAGATTGGACCGGGATACGTCTGGCTTGGTCTTAATAGCCAAGCATCGCCATATACACCATTTATTAAGTTTGTCTAAATCTATAAAAACGGTGGAGAGAAAATATAAAGCAATCGTCACCGGTGTGATTACACCCTTGGCTGGAACAGTGGAAGAACCTATTGGCCGTATGGATACCAGCATTATTAAACGTGAGGTACGGGAAGATGGCCAATATGCATGCACGGAATATAAAACGCTGCAATTATTTGAACGGTATTCACTTGTGGAATTAAAGCTGCAAACCGGAAGAACGCATCAAATACGAGTACATATGGCACATTTGGGGCATCCGCTAATAGGTGATGATTTATATGGGGAAAGCAGACAACTGATTAAGCGGCAGGCATTACATTGTTATTCGTTGAAATTTCTTCATCCAATAACGGGGAAAGAACTTTCGTTTGAGAGTGAATTACCAGAAGATATGATGCAATTAATATAG
- the prpE gene encoding bis(5'-nucleosyl)-tetraphosphatase PrpE: MIYDCIGDVHGCYGECIELFHKLGYQFNEDNIPVHPNGNTPVFIGDITDRGPNSIEMINLVWSLTIQRKTALYIPGNHCNKLYRYFLGNKVKAVHGLETTIAELEALSKPVRKKVRDHFMQLYESAPLYLVLDQGKLVLAHAGIKKEFIGATHKGVKTFVLYGDITGKTLPDGRPERRDWALRHPGDPIIVYGHTPVREPRIKNNTYNIDTGAVFGGKLTALRYPDMALFSVTSSQQLVPEKFHTYDN, encoded by the coding sequence ATGATCTATGATTGTATAGGCGATGTACATGGTTGTTATGGGGAATGTATCGAATTATTCCACAAACTGGGTTATCAATTTAATGAGGATAATATTCCTGTCCATCCAAACGGAAATACCCCTGTCTTTATAGGCGATATTACTGATCGAGGACCTAATTCTATAGAGATGATTAACCTTGTATGGTCATTAACCATACAACGGAAAACTGCCTTATATATACCGGGTAATCATTGCAATAAACTATATCGTTATTTCCTAGGCAATAAAGTAAAGGCTGTACATGGCTTAGAGACAACGATTGCTGAACTTGAGGCTTTATCTAAACCAGTAAGAAAGAAGGTGCGCGACCATTTTATGCAATTATACGAGTCAGCTCCTCTTTATCTTGTCTTAGATCAAGGTAAGCTTGTCCTTGCACATGCCGGTATCAAAAAAGAATTTATAGGAGCAACACATAAGGGTGTTAAAACATTTGTTTTATATGGGGATATAACCGGAAAAACACTGCCGGATGGAAGACCAGAACGAAGGGACTGGGCACTTCGACATCCAGGTGATCCGATTATTGTCTATGGGCATACGCCTGTCCGCGAACCAAGAATTAAAAATAATACGTACAATATCGATACAGGAGCTGTATTTGGAGGAAAATTAACTGCTTTGCGTTACCCAGATATGGCCCTTTTCTCAGTAACCTCCTCTCAACAGCTTGTTCCAGAAAAATTTCATACTTATGACAATTAA